A single genomic interval of Aureliella helgolandensis harbors:
- a CDS encoding PSD1 and planctomycete cytochrome C domain-containing protein has protein sequence MVCARRILRSACLAWLNLALLAFHAIPAPATEPSFSAEDIEWFEREVRPLLAAQCGSCHSEDPTRRKGGLSLESREAVLAGGDSGAGIVPGDPDASLLVEAIRRESFEMPPEKSLSPRELEILEQWVAKGAPWSADQPAGEGQRNWLQQRIQSHWAWAPVEEVDVAATAADAWSLRPLDRLVLEQMRARGVSPGSDAEPRTLLRRLSVDLLGLPASATLADDFAMNPTEDQYRALVDEMLASPQFGARWGRHWLDLVRYSETLGHEFDYPAKHAWRYRDAVIDAFNTDLPYDDFVYEHLSGDQADSPRLHPLTGQNDSLAMTAWWWLGDSVHAPVDVSNDWATRTDNQIDVFSKTFLGMTIACARCHDHKFDAIRQADYFGLAGVIESSRRSYAITDPKEKIARHSAMIQRRVQKADEAAAQAFQVPALAAGEREAGEVREVVEELAAIDPEPQASECAPVPHEAEADVDVASGSSLDQAMRSWLEQVVEHLQDAPPERKVSLLPLDSPWVVLRAATANRAGKDDPHATQASCDALQTELEQGVAAFDEWEQSSVLFADFANGMPQGWSVNGVEPAASPQGWVPEFEWFEDGVVLPSRRGIFRSHRLGRKQQLVLRSPTFDVQGKAICIKMRGKSAQSTVLVNNYFMLEFHGLLFGDLRKPIDQPRDHGWVIHAGDLNKYIDYPAFLSIEDFGKDWFEIEEVRFAEQGPPTEASSVAVRLLEQAEGSIDRLLQLAASQLVASLSRQDAEQIDVLRSALRLAEELHVPLPGVGLEPLKRLAVELQELDKKTPQPTILLATSEGTPRNAALDIRGNPHTPGELVPRGCLSETLAEIEIGEESTGRRELAASLTDRSHPLTARVMVNRVWHYLMGQGLVATPDNFGVLGGAPSHPHLLDHLTTEFVRHDWSVKWLVREIVLSRTYRLTSVPTAEQAVRDADGILLSHRRVRRLSAEAMRDAMLSAADSLDAQLAGPSVPVYLNDQMTGRGRPAQSGPLDGDNRRTVYIEVRRNFLNPFLVAFDFPLPSTTVGARNDSNVPAQALGLLNDPFGAEIARRVALRSEGAATPEMRVQAMVRAVLGRDANSEESRQALQLVELADDQTGWVDLAHVLLNSKEFLYVR, from the coding sequence ATGGTTTGCGCTCGTCGAATACTCAGAAGTGCTTGTTTGGCTTGGCTGAACCTTGCGCTCCTGGCATTTCATGCAATTCCCGCCCCAGCCACTGAGCCCTCGTTTTCGGCTGAAGACATTGAATGGTTTGAGCGAGAGGTGCGCCCGCTGCTCGCAGCGCAGTGCGGCAGTTGCCACAGTGAGGATCCGACTCGGCGCAAAGGTGGGCTGAGTTTGGAGTCGCGGGAAGCCGTCTTGGCGGGAGGCGATAGTGGGGCAGGGATTGTTCCGGGCGATCCCGATGCAAGCCTACTGGTCGAGGCGATCCGTCGTGAGTCGTTTGAAATGCCACCGGAAAAGTCGCTCAGCCCAAGAGAGCTCGAGATTCTTGAGCAATGGGTCGCCAAGGGGGCACCTTGGTCGGCAGACCAGCCCGCCGGTGAGGGGCAGCGGAATTGGCTGCAACAACGCATTCAGTCGCACTGGGCGTGGGCCCCGGTGGAAGAGGTGGATGTTGCAGCAACGGCTGCCGATGCCTGGTCGCTACGCCCGCTGGACCGTTTGGTCTTGGAGCAAATGCGGGCGCGCGGTGTCTCGCCTGGCTCCGACGCCGAACCGCGAACCTTGCTTCGGCGATTGAGTGTCGATCTTCTGGGCTTGCCCGCTTCCGCCACCCTTGCCGATGACTTCGCGATGAATCCGACCGAGGATCAGTATCGAGCCTTGGTGGATGAGATGCTCGCATCTCCCCAGTTCGGCGCACGGTGGGGGCGACATTGGCTCGATCTCGTCCGCTACTCCGAAACATTGGGGCATGAGTTTGATTACCCTGCCAAGCATGCATGGCGGTATCGTGATGCAGTTATCGATGCGTTCAACACGGACCTGCCGTACGACGACTTTGTATACGAGCATTTGTCAGGAGATCAAGCGGACTCACCACGCTTGCATCCCCTCACTGGGCAAAACGATTCCTTAGCGATGACTGCTTGGTGGTGGCTGGGGGACTCGGTGCATGCGCCGGTCGACGTCTCGAATGATTGGGCGACTCGCACCGACAATCAGATCGATGTCTTTTCTAAAACGTTCTTGGGGATGACGATCGCCTGCGCCCGGTGTCATGACCATAAGTTTGATGCGATCCGCCAGGCGGATTATTTCGGTTTAGCGGGTGTGATTGAGAGTTCACGCCGCTCCTATGCGATCACCGACCCAAAAGAGAAGATTGCCCGGCACTCCGCAATGATTCAGCGAAGAGTGCAAAAAGCAGATGAGGCAGCGGCCCAAGCTTTCCAAGTCCCGGCACTTGCTGCAGGAGAAAGGGAGGCTGGGGAGGTGCGAGAAGTGGTTGAGGAATTGGCCGCCATCGATCCCGAGCCGCAGGCGAGCGAGTGCGCGCCAGTGCCACACGAGGCAGAGGCAGACGTTGATGTTGCTTCAGGCAGTTCCCTGGATCAAGCGATGCGTAGTTGGTTGGAGCAAGTCGTGGAGCATTTGCAGGACGCCCCACCGGAGCGCAAGGTCTCGCTGCTGCCTCTCGATTCACCATGGGTAGTACTGCGGGCTGCGACGGCGAATCGTGCTGGAAAAGATGATCCGCATGCAACGCAAGCGAGTTGCGACGCTTTGCAAACCGAGTTGGAACAGGGAGTTGCTGCGTTTGATGAGTGGGAGCAGTCGAGTGTTCTGTTTGCAGATTTTGCGAATGGGATGCCCCAGGGGTGGAGCGTCAACGGTGTTGAGCCAGCGGCATCGCCACAGGGTTGGGTACCCGAATTCGAGTGGTTTGAGGATGGCGTGGTGTTGCCGAGTCGTCGCGGTATCTTTCGCAGCCATCGATTGGGCCGCAAGCAACAGTTGGTGCTTCGTTCGCCGACATTTGACGTGCAGGGAAAGGCGATTTGCATCAAGATGCGAGGCAAATCAGCCCAGTCGACCGTGCTGGTAAACAACTACTTTATGTTGGAGTTTCATGGACTGCTGTTCGGAGATCTGCGGAAGCCCATCGATCAACCCCGCGATCACGGCTGGGTTATTCATGCGGGGGACTTGAACAAGTACATCGACTATCCAGCCTTCCTCTCCATCGAAGATTTTGGAAAGGATTGGTTTGAGATCGAGGAGGTTCGCTTTGCGGAGCAGGGACCACCCACGGAAGCCTCTTCCGTGGCGGTACGACTGCTCGAGCAGGCCGAAGGGTCGATAGATCGTTTACTGCAATTGGCAGCCAGCCAGTTGGTCGCTAGCTTGAGTAGGCAGGATGCCGAGCAAATCGACGTGCTGCGCTCGGCGCTGCGTCTCGCGGAAGAGTTGCACGTACCGCTCCCGGGAGTTGGTTTGGAACCCCTGAAACGCCTGGCCGTCGAGCTGCAGGAATTGGACAAGAAAACGCCTCAACCGACAATCCTATTGGCAACCTCGGAGGGGACACCACGCAATGCTGCACTCGATATCCGCGGAAATCCTCACACTCCCGGCGAACTCGTGCCGCGAGGTTGTCTGTCGGAGACTCTCGCAGAGATTGAGATAGGCGAAGAATCGACTGGCCGCCGCGAATTGGCTGCCTCACTGACCGACCGGTCGCATCCGTTGACAGCGCGCGTCATGGTCAATCGTGTCTGGCACTATCTGATGGGCCAGGGCTTGGTAGCCACGCCCGATAACTTTGGTGTGCTGGGGGGAGCGCCTTCGCATCCCCATTTGCTGGATCATTTGACGACAGAGTTTGTGCGGCACGACTGGTCGGTCAAGTGGCTGGTACGGGAAATCGTCTTGAGCCGCACCTACCGTTTGACAAGTGTTCCAACTGCCGAGCAAGCAGTCCGAGACGCGGATGGCATTCTCTTGAGTCATCGCCGCGTTCGGCGACTCAGTGCAGAAGCCATGCGTGACGCAATGCTTTCGGCGGCAGATTCATTGGATGCGCAATTGGCCGGTCCGAGTGTGCCGGTTTATTTGAACGATCAAATGACAGGCCGCGGGCGTCCAGCGCAATCGGGACCGCTCGATGGTGACAACCGCCGCACGGTTTACATTGAAGTGCGCCGAAATTTTCTCAATCCGTTTTTAGTTGCATTTGACTTCCCTTTGCCTTCAACGACCGTCGGGGCTCGAAATGATTCGAACGTCCCGGCTCAAGCGCTTGGTTTGTTGAACGATCCGTTTGGTGCCGAGATTGCGCGTCGCGTGGCCCTGCGCAGCGAGGGGGCAGCGACTCCGGAGATGCGCGTGCAGGCGATGGTGAGAGCGGTGCTTGGTCGTGATGCGAACTCTGAAGAATCGAGACAGGCATTGCAGCTCGTAGAATTGGCAGACGATCAGACGGGGTGGGTAGATCTTGCCCACGTGTTGCTCAACAGTAAAGAGTTCTTATATGTCCGTTGA
- a CDS encoding sodium:calcium antiporter — translation MFLLSLTFVALSVVIVVAAMFLAKFGDEISERTGLGGSITGLVLLAGATSLPELSVGYSAVKLGAADLTAGGILGSSLANLMILALIDLVSRRPGSILTRAAAAHGLSATVGVLLAGIILIGMLVDSPWTLLNVGPASWAVIGAYCLCARLLFLDERESAKLLAEESTAEPGESKKNVRGAMVSIGGFAVAAAVIFFVAPRMATTADTLAEVTGLGRTFVGTLLLAVVTSLPEAVSSIAAVRLGAADMAIANIFGSNAFNMLILASLDASTTDSLLQVVSGTHAITAAAAIVVTAVGLLTLLYRPRKRYWLIEPDAALIALLVLGALYLVYMAG, via the coding sequence ATGTTCCTTTTGTCCCTTACTTTTGTTGCACTTTCAGTTGTGATTGTCGTGGCTGCCATGTTTTTGGCAAAGTTCGGTGACGAAATCTCTGAGCGGACTGGATTGGGTGGGTCGATTACGGGATTGGTCCTGTTAGCCGGTGCCACTAGTTTGCCAGAGTTATCGGTGGGGTATAGCGCGGTGAAGCTCGGGGCCGCCGACTTGACGGCTGGAGGCATTCTGGGGAGCTCGCTGGCTAACCTGATGATCTTAGCGCTGATTGACTTGGTTTCGCGACGCCCGGGCAGCATCTTAACCCGGGCTGCGGCGGCCCATGGATTGAGCGCTACGGTGGGAGTGCTATTGGCGGGAATCATCTTGATTGGCATGCTCGTCGATTCCCCTTGGACGTTGCTCAACGTTGGGCCTGCTAGTTGGGCGGTAATAGGAGCCTACTGTCTGTGTGCGAGGCTGTTGTTTTTGGATGAACGTGAGTCGGCCAAACTCTTGGCCGAAGAATCGACCGCGGAACCGGGGGAGTCCAAGAAGAACGTTCGGGGAGCTATGGTTAGTATCGGGGGGTTCGCGGTGGCTGCTGCAGTCATCTTTTTTGTCGCACCCCGCATGGCCACGACGGCCGATACCCTGGCGGAAGTTACTGGTCTGGGCCGCACTTTTGTAGGGACGCTGCTGCTGGCTGTCGTGACTTCGTTGCCCGAGGCGGTATCGTCGATTGCTGCAGTGCGTTTGGGAGCAGCGGACATGGCGATCGCCAACATTTTTGGAAGCAACGCCTTCAATATGTTGATTCTAGCATCGCTCGATGCGAGTACCACCGATTCGCTCCTGCAGGTCGTTTCGGGGACGCACGCCATCACGGCTGCTGCTGCCATCGTCGTCACCGCGGTGGGGTTGCTAACGCTGCTGTACCGTCCGCGCAAGCGGTATTGGTTGATTGAGCCCGATGCAGCCCTAATTGCCCTATTGGTACTAGGTGCCCTGTATCTCGTTTACATGGCTGGCTAG
- a CDS encoding ABC transporter permease/substrate-binding protein produces MSMPHQLPLPTRRLCCLLFIHFVVPCLCLAEEPRAVRIGSKSFTESVVLGELLSTLGRHAGATIDHRSELGGTQVLWQALQQGDIDAYVEYSGTLTEEILADPKLARLERIAEQLASQGIAMSKPLGFNNTYAIGMKQTQAEKRNITKISDLREHPELQIGFSDEFVDRKDGWRGLKAKYKLPHTKTRGLDHALAYRGVWGGSIDVIDLYATDPEIISYELRVLEDDLAYFPLYEAVILYRPELEVSHPAVVEQFLRLEGTMDNATMTSLNKSARIDHIPEDVVAAQFAHDHIDASIPVPDPNADWLQRRFSRFLTRSLEHLVLVGVSLTMAIACAIPLGIFAYRQPRLGEWILGTVGIIQTIPSMALLVFMIPLLGLGAKPAIVALFLYSLLPIVRGTHSGLANLPASIHESALALGLPSSARLRLIELPLAVPSILSGIKTSAVINIGTATIGAFIGAGGYGQPIITGIRLADLGLILQGAVPAAILALLVQAAFSWAERHLVTTPT; encoded by the coding sequence ATGTCCATGCCTCACCAATTGCCGCTACCAACTCGGCGACTGTGCTGCCTCCTGTTCATTCACTTCGTTGTCCCCTGCCTGTGCTTGGCAGAGGAACCGCGGGCGGTGCGTATCGGCTCCAAGAGTTTTACCGAATCGGTCGTACTCGGTGAATTGCTAAGCACCCTAGGCAGACATGCGGGCGCCACCATCGATCACCGTAGCGAACTGGGGGGGACGCAAGTTCTCTGGCAAGCCCTTCAGCAAGGAGACATTGATGCCTATGTGGAATACAGCGGTACTCTCACCGAAGAGATCTTGGCCGATCCGAAGCTCGCAAGACTCGAACGCATCGCTGAGCAACTCGCCTCCCAAGGCATTGCGATGTCCAAGCCACTGGGATTCAATAACACCTATGCGATCGGCATGAAACAAACGCAGGCAGAGAAGCGGAACATCACCAAGATTTCAGATCTCCGTGAGCACCCGGAGCTGCAAATCGGTTTTTCCGATGAATTCGTCGATCGCAAAGACGGCTGGAGGGGGTTGAAGGCTAAATACAAACTACCTCACACCAAAACCCGAGGGCTCGACCACGCGTTGGCCTATCGCGGTGTCTGGGGTGGCTCGATCGATGTCATTGACCTCTATGCGACCGACCCCGAAATCATCAGCTACGAACTTCGCGTGCTGGAAGACGACCTCGCTTACTTCCCACTCTACGAAGCGGTCATCCTCTACCGCCCCGAGCTGGAGGTCTCCCATCCCGCAGTCGTCGAACAGTTCCTCCGGCTCGAGGGAACAATGGACAACGCGACCATGACCTCTCTCAACAAGTCGGCTCGGATTGACCACATTCCCGAAGATGTGGTTGCAGCCCAATTTGCACACGACCACATCGATGCCTCCATCCCAGTTCCTGATCCCAATGCCGATTGGCTACAGCGCCGTTTCTCTCGCTTCCTCACCCGTTCCCTGGAACACTTGGTGCTGGTGGGGGTATCTCTCACGATGGCTATCGCATGTGCAATTCCGCTGGGCATCTTCGCCTATCGACAGCCACGATTGGGAGAATGGATACTCGGTACCGTTGGCATTATCCAGACGATTCCCTCAATGGCCTTGCTCGTATTTATGATTCCGCTGCTAGGGCTCGGCGCGAAACCCGCGATCGTTGCCCTGTTTCTATACAGTCTTCTACCTATCGTGCGCGGTACGCACTCGGGTCTGGCGAACCTGCCGGCCAGCATCCACGAATCGGCTCTCGCATTGGGATTGCCCAGCTCCGCTAGACTTCGACTCATCGAACTCCCACTTGCCGTGCCATCCATTCTGTCGGGCATTAAGACCTCGGCGGTGATCAATATCGGAACCGCCACGATCGGAGCCTTCATTGGTGCGGGGGGCTACGGTCAACCGATCATTACCGGAATTCGCCTAGCCGACCTCGGGTTGATCCTCCAGGGAGCTGTCCCTGCCGCCATCCTGGCACTCCTCGTTCAAGCCGCCTTCAGCTGGGCGGAACGCCACCTAGTAACCACTCCAACCTAG